A stretch of the Aminipila terrae genome encodes the following:
- a CDS encoding M20 metallopeptidase family protein, translating to MKINERIEEVFEEAVQIRRLLHSQPELSQKEINTSRLISSFLSQYEIEHATGIGGHGVVAVVRGKGKPIKGQRFFTIGIRADMDALPIEERVQIPFKSKIPGIMHACGHDIHMAVLMGTAKVFKEMEDQIPGNIKFFFEPAEETIGGAKAMIEEGCLENPRVDVVIGLHVSPELEAGKIQFKRGKMNAASTEFEITIEGSACHGAHPENGIDSIAAASSVVCNLQSIITRNISPTNPAVITVGQIHGGTKNNVLAKETVFSGIIRALDSDTKSFIKSRVKEMAENVARGFGATAEVLFTDSFPALINDDEVEDMIESAAKKVFSKDQIHFLQEPSLGADDFSYFSEAVRAVYFNIGCLDTNENNYQTLHNEMFNPSEECIRTGMLMEVFGVLELFQQTK from the coding sequence ATGAAAATCAATGAAAGAATTGAAGAAGTTTTTGAGGAAGCAGTACAAATAAGAAGATTACTGCATTCCCAGCCTGAACTGTCACAGAAAGAAATCAATACCTCCCGGTTAATAAGTAGCTTCCTGTCCCAATATGAAATCGAACATGCAACCGGAATTGGAGGGCATGGCGTGGTGGCAGTAGTCAGAGGGAAGGGAAAACCCATAAAGGGGCAACGTTTTTTCACTATAGGCATAAGGGCTGATATGGATGCCCTTCCCATAGAGGAAAGGGTTCAGATTCCTTTTAAATCAAAAATACCAGGAATAATGCATGCATGCGGACATGATATACATATGGCGGTATTGATGGGGACGGCAAAGGTTTTCAAAGAAATGGAAGACCAGATTCCGGGAAATATAAAATTCTTTTTTGAACCGGCAGAAGAGACTATTGGTGGTGCAAAAGCCATGATTGAAGAGGGATGTTTAGAAAATCCCAGAGTAGATGTTGTGATTGGACTTCATGTTTCACCAGAGCTTGAAGCAGGAAAAATACAATTCAAAAGAGGAAAAATGAATGCCGCTTCTACGGAATTTGAAATAACAATAGAGGGCTCGGCATGTCATGGGGCTCATCCTGAAAATGGCATAGACTCTATTGCAGCAGCATCAAGTGTGGTCTGTAACCTTCAAAGCATTATAACAAGAAACATATCTCCTACCAATCCGGCAGTGATAACAGTAGGGCAGATTCATGGAGGAACTAAGAATAATGTACTGGCAAAGGAAACTGTATTTTCCGGCATAATCAGGGCATTAGACAGTGATACCAAAAGCTTTATAAAAAGCAGGGTGAAGGAAATGGCTGAAAATGTTGCTCGGGGGTTCGGGGCCACAGCAGAAGTGCTTTTCACTGACAGTTTTCCCGCTCTTATTAATGATGATGAAGTAGAGGATATGATTGAATCAGCAGCTAAAAAAGTTTTTTCAAAAGACCAGATTCATTTTTTGCAGGAACCAAGTCTGGGGGCAGATGATTTTTCCTACTTTTCAGAAGCTGTCCGGGCGGTGTATTTTAATATCGGCTGCCTGGACACAAATGAGAACAATTATCAGACACTGCACAATGAAATGTTTAATCCCAGTGAGGAGTGTATAAGAACCGGAATGCTTATGGAGGTATTTGGCGTGCTGGAATTGTTTCAACAGACTAAGTAA
- a CDS encoding M15 family metallopeptidase, whose protein sequence is MCYKGDLVRLLDLDGNFIIDLKYASADNFTKEKIYKSGECYIHKNTAKLLIKAKDIFYKDGYRVKIWDAYRPVSAQAKFWSILPDNNFVAKPPDMIHIKEFKTNHMNGLCVDITLTDMNGTDLIMPSQFDDFSPKASLSCPDISKEGRKNASYMKSVMESAGFTAYEGEWWHFYDKTINPVPYMDYEI, encoded by the coding sequence ATGTGTTATAAAGGGGATTTAGTCAGATTGTTAGATTTAGATGGGAATTTTATTATCGATTTAAAATATGCTTCAGCTGATAATTTCACAAAAGAAAAAATATATAAGTCAGGGGAGTGTTATATACATAAAAACACGGCGAAGCTTTTAATTAAAGCGAAAGATATTTTTTATAAAGATGGGTACCGAGTAAAAATATGGGATGCATACAGACCAGTAAGTGCACAGGCAAAGTTCTGGAGTATTTTGCCGGATAACAATTTTGTGGCAAAACCCCCTGATATGATCCATATAAAGGAATTTAAGACAAATCACATGAATGGGCTGTGTGTAGATATAACCTTAACAGATATGAATGGGACAGATCTTATCATGCCAAGTCAATTTGATGATTTTTCCCCAAAGGCGTCCCTTTCCTGTCCGGATATTTCCAAAGAAGGCAGAAAAAATGCAAGTTATATGAAAAGTGTTATGGAGAGTGCAGGCTTTACTGCATATGAGGGAGAATGGTGGCACTTTTATGATAAAACCATAAATCCGGTACCGTATATGGATTATGAGATATAA
- a CDS encoding dipeptidase, with the protein MKIIDMHCDTLLECYRNSSHMLSNNAGHISVDKLLQGNALAQFFAIFISPEEKASMDPYDIFNKVYETYKTQLELNSDYIKPALCAQDIISNSEDSKISSILAVEDGVILEDKIERVQEVFDKGVRLITLTWNFENSIGYPCSDDPEEHSLGLKAFGIDVVAEMNRLGMLIDVSHLSEGGFYDVAKHSRKPFVASHSCARALCNHRRNLTDDQLKVLGNQGGLVGVNFYSAFLKEDSEYATIGQIVEHVKYMVNKAGMESVGLGSDFDGIDCELEFSDYASYPLLLDALSKHFTEDQLDMICNGNAFRVLKENLGK; encoded by the coding sequence ATGAAAATAATTGATATGCATTGTGACACTTTATTAGAGTGCTATAGAAATTCCAGTCATATGCTCTCAAACAATGCTGGCCACATCAGTGTGGATAAGTTGCTGCAGGGTAATGCTTTAGCACAGTTTTTTGCTATTTTTATCTCACCTGAAGAAAAAGCTTCCATGGACCCCTATGACATTTTTAACAAAGTATATGAAACTTATAAAACTCAACTTGAATTAAATTCCGATTACATAAAACCCGCTTTATGCGCCCAGGACATTATTTCCAACTCTGAAGATTCCAAGATTTCATCTATTCTTGCTGTAGAGGATGGTGTCATTCTGGAAGATAAAATTGAAAGGGTACAGGAAGTTTTTGACAAGGGGGTCAGATTGATAACTTTAACCTGGAATTTTGAAAATTCAATAGGATATCCCTGCAGTGATGATCCTGAAGAACACAGCCTGGGACTGAAAGCTTTTGGTATAGATGTAGTGGCAGAAATGAATCGGCTTGGTATGCTGATTGATGTTTCTCACCTTTCCGAAGGCGGGTTTTACGATGTAGCAAAACACAGCAGGAAACCATTTGTTGCTTCTCACTCCTGTGCCAGAGCTTTATGCAATCACAGAAGAAATCTGACGGATGATCAATTAAAAGTTTTAGGAAATCAGGGAGGCCTTGTGGGCGTAAACTTCTATTCTGCTTTTCTTAAAGAAGATTCAGAATACGCAACCATTGGGCAGATTGTTGAGCATGTGAAATATATGGTTAATAAAGCAGGTATGGAATCCGTAGGCCTTGGTTCTGACTTTGACGGAATTGACTGTGAACTGGAATTCAGTGATTACGCAAGCTATCCACTTCTTTTAGATGCCTTATCAAAACATTTTACAGAAGACCAGTTAGATATGATTTGCAATGGAAACGCATTTCGTGTATTAAAGGAAAATTTAGGCAAATAG
- a CDS encoding nucleoside recognition domain-containing protein codes for MMNYIWTGLVAISIIAGVVTGSISEVQEALFSFANTAVEIVIGLIGVMVFFTGLMSVMQEAGLCEKLGKVLGPVMTKLFPEVPANHPAMTSMALYFAANILGIGNAATPFGLKAMADLQTLNKTKHIATDAQCMLLAIATTSITLIPITALALRSAVQVQGAAEVVGPIMLATTISTATGITATLLLKRTKRFKLDCIIEREKAAGTLEINEHYIGNDPIKL; via the coding sequence ATGATGAATTACATTTGGACTGGTCTTGTGGCCATCTCCATTATCGCAGGAGTTGTCACTGGTAGTATCAGTGAAGTACAGGAAGCTTTATTTTCATTTGCCAATACGGCAGTTGAAATTGTCATCGGACTTATTGGAGTTATGGTGTTTTTTACAGGCCTGATGTCAGTTATGCAGGAAGCTGGTCTTTGTGAAAAGCTGGGTAAGGTTTTAGGCCCTGTAATGACGAAGCTTTTCCCTGAAGTTCCAGCTAACCATCCAGCTATGACATCAATGGCACTTTATTTTGCAGCTAACATTTTAGGTATCGGTAATGCAGCAACGCCTTTTGGATTAAAAGCCATGGCAGATTTGCAAACATTAAACAAAACCAAACACATCGCCACGGATGCCCAGTGTATGCTTCTGGCAATAGCCACAACTTCTATAACGCTAATTCCTATAACTGCGTTGGCATTACGTTCTGCAGTTCAGGTCCAGGGAGCTGCCGAAGTAGTTGGCCCTATTATGTTGGCAACGACCATCTCAACAGCTACGGGAATTACCGCAACCCTTTTGTTAAAGAGAACAAAACGTTTTAAGCTTGACTGTATTATTGAAAGAGAAAAAGCTGCAGGTACACTTGAAATTAATGAACATTATATTGGTAACGATCCAATTAAGCTATAA
- a CDS encoding spore maturation protein gives MTGVLNTISTYAIPLVLLLIPIYALKKGVKVYSVFTEGAKEGLNVAIMIIPYLVCMLAAIGMFRASGAMDWLAALINPITSLIGLPGEVLPMGIMRSFSGGGAEGMMSDLLKTYGTQSQIGRIASVALGSTETTFYIIAVYFGAVGITNVRHSVIAGLLGDLASLIASAVIVNVMWY, from the coding sequence ATGACTGGAGTACTTAATACCATATCTACATATGCGATTCCATTGGTTTTATTATTAATCCCAATATACGCTCTAAAAAAGGGCGTTAAGGTATATTCCGTTTTTACAGAAGGTGCCAAAGAGGGACTGAACGTAGCTATTATGATTATCCCTTACTTAGTATGTATGCTTGCTGCTATAGGTATGTTCCGTGCATCTGGAGCTATGGACTGGCTGGCAGCTCTCATCAATCCAATAACTAGTTTAATTGGTCTGCCTGGTGAAGTTTTACCAATGGGGATTATGAGATCTTTCTCCGGAGGTGGTGCTGAAGGTATGATGAGTGACCTGTTAAAAACTTACGGAACACAGAGCCAGATTGGAAGAATTGCTTCTGTGGCTCTTGGTTCAACTGAAACAACATTCTATATTATAGCTGTATACTTTGGTGCTGTAGGTATTACAAACGTAAGACACTCCGTTATAGCAGGCCTTTTAGGAGATTTAGCATCTTTAATTGCTTCAGCTGTTATCGTAAATGTTATGTGGTACTAA
- a CDS encoding S66 peptidase family protein codes for MKYPEKLAPGATIGLVCTSSAISREREAQCTEAIRQLGYKVKTADNLSQNLAGYMAGDGETRATWINCMFADPEVDAIFCIRGGDGGSRTIEYLDLKTIKANPKIFVGYSDVTSFHLIFNQICGFVTFHGPMVSSNMVDSFDDESRASLFQALNADAPYEFKNPDGYDLKVLQEGEGEGTLVGGNFALLGASMGTPYEVNTKGKILFIEEIGETMSRIDRLVYQLKNSCKLKECAGILLGQFTRCPNKDMPEYTELNIFKDALADLNIPVMYNIQAGHGQPNMTLPLGAHCIISTKTKTICFDQIKR; via the coding sequence ATGAAATATCCTGAAAAATTAGCACCCGGTGCCACTATCGGACTGGTCTGCACCAGTTCTGCCATATCAAGGGAACGGGAAGCACAATGTACAGAGGCAATCAGACAGCTTGGCTATAAAGTCAAGACAGCAGATAATCTTTCACAAAACCTTGCAGGTTATATGGCTGGAGATGGAGAAACAAGAGCAACATGGATTAACTGTATGTTTGCTGACCCAGAGGTTGACGCAATTTTTTGTATAAGGGGGGGAGATGGAGGAAGCCGCACCATTGAATATCTCGACCTGAAAACCATAAAGGCTAATCCCAAAATCTTTGTAGGATATAGTGATGTTACAAGCTTCCATCTTATTTTCAATCAGATATGTGGTTTTGTTACTTTTCATGGGCCTATGGTGTCTTCAAATATGGTGGATTCTTTTGATGATGAATCAAGAGCCAGTCTGTTTCAGGCATTAAATGCGGATGCTCCATATGAATTCAAGAACCCGGATGGATATGACTTGAAAGTCCTTCAGGAGGGGGAAGGAGAAGGTACTCTTGTAGGGGGCAATTTTGCACTTTTAGGAGCTTCCATGGGTACTCCTTATGAAGTAAATACCAAAGGTAAAATCCTTTTTATTGAAGAAATTGGTGAGACCATGAGCCGTATCGACAGGCTGGTCTATCAGTTGAAAAACTCGTGTAAGTTAAAAGAGTGCGCGGGTATTTTACTGGGCCAGTTTACCCGTTGTCCCAATAAAGATATGCCTGAATATACGGAACTGAATATTTTCAAAGATGCTCTTGCCGATCTGAATATTCCCGTTATGTATAATATTCAGGCTGGACATGGGCAGCCTAATATGACCCTTCCCCTGGGTGCACATTGCATCATAAGTACTAAAACTAAAACCATATGTTTTGACCAAATAAAAAGATAA
- a CDS encoding sigma-54 interaction domain-containing protein, translating into MKRRKIFHEIADSIDEGMIYIDKKRRFQVFNHKAKEITGVIFKNAASHPAGTVEDGDIVIIADNLIGNDDGDLKPEDLALINIKDKNIKTGDALLAIGVYKNSEMKPVYKYIRGNSITPQFELSELYLGFSVSAMILAKESLMRITVNNINYDIMYLNSVGHMVIVDGKTGQVKFFQEKGYTVRKESLKEVLTGAHYLAKGTSGNELEVIGATIEDIFEYNDLFKEIDEILVGNSGGICSTDYELNKRPVRCSIYPVGNENGVDGVVLKIRDLSKMEELLQDRNEIIMEMEKKSHNFNKLYMDISADAFENFVGNSMLMKEVKFLAYKSSKTKFNVLITGESGTGKSQLAYEIHHLYNKKAPFVEVNCNAIAPNLIESELFGYVGGAFTGALSSGKTGYFEQANGGTIFLDEIADLPMEMQVKLLYVMQNKVIYRVGATKPTYVDIRIITATNQNLQKAVANGTFRQDLYYRINVFPIHVPPLRERKSDLYLLINKILNKICNRYNLEPKLFSGQALNKIMHYNWPGNVRELENVIERAITLCDSNLIYPEHINIMEIQPQTVMNFKKRVQQAEKEILKNALKEYSGDKQKIMEELGISKSVFYDKLKRYGIK; encoded by the coding sequence TTGAAGAGAAGAAAAATATTCCACGAAATTGCTGATAGTATTGATGAAGGTATGATTTATATTGATAAAAAAAGAAGATTTCAGGTATTTAATCATAAAGCAAAAGAGATAACAGGAGTAATATTTAAAAATGCTGCTTCACATCCTGCAGGCACTGTAGAAGATGGTGATATTGTCATCATTGCAGATAATCTTATTGGGAATGATGATGGAGATTTAAAACCTGAAGATTTGGCCCTGATCAATATCAAAGATAAAAATATAAAAACAGGAGATGCTTTGCTGGCAATAGGTGTATATAAAAATTCTGAAATGAAGCCCGTTTATAAATACATACGGGGAAACAGCATAACGCCACAATTTGAATTGAGTGAACTTTATCTGGGGTTCTCTGTTTCAGCAATGATTCTTGCTAAAGAAAGTCTCATGCGTATCACCGTAAATAATATAAATTACGATATCATGTATCTGAATTCCGTGGGGCATATGGTCATTGTGGATGGTAAAACGGGACAGGTTAAGTTTTTTCAGGAAAAGGGATATACAGTAAGAAAAGAGTCTTTAAAAGAAGTTCTGACGGGGGCACACTATCTGGCTAAGGGAACCTCTGGAAATGAACTGGAAGTTATAGGAGCCACCATTGAAGACATCTTCGAATATAATGATTTATTTAAAGAAATAGATGAAATTCTTGTGGGTAATAGTGGTGGAATATGCAGTACGGATTATGAACTAAATAAAAGACCGGTTCGTTGTTCCATTTATCCTGTAGGAAATGAGAACGGAGTGGATGGCGTTGTGTTAAAAATAAGAGATCTGTCAAAAATGGAAGAACTTCTTCAGGACAGAAATGAAATTATCATGGAAATGGAGAAAAAAAGTCACAATTTTAATAAATTATATATGGACATATCAGCTGATGCTTTTGAAAATTTTGTAGGAAACAGTATGCTTATGAAGGAAGTAAAATTTTTAGCATACAAATCATCAAAAACTAAGTTTAATGTTCTTATTACTGGAGAAAGTGGTACAGGCAAATCCCAGCTGGCATATGAAATACACCATCTGTACAATAAAAAAGCACCTTTTGTAGAGGTAAACTGTAACGCAATAGCACCCAACTTAATAGAGAGTGAACTGTTTGGATATGTAGGCGGTGCCTTTACTGGGGCTTTATCCTCAGGAAAAACAGGTTATTTTGAACAGGCAAATGGAGGAACTATTTTTCTGGATGAAATAGCCGATTTACCCATGGAAATGCAGGTCAAACTTCTTTATGTCATGCAGAATAAAGTCATTTACCGAGTAGGTGCCACAAAACCAACTTATGTAGATATCAGGATTATTACAGCTACAAATCAGAATTTGCAGAAGGCAGTAGCTAATGGTACTTTCAGACAGGATTTGTATTATAGAATTAATGTATTTCCTATTCATGTTCCTCCGTTGAGAGAAAGAAAATCAGATTTATATCTTCTTATCAATAAAATTCTAAACAAAATCTGCAACAGATATAACCTGGAACCTAAATTATTTTCTGGTCAGGCATTAAATAAAATAATGCATTACAATTGGCCTGGTAATGTTCGGGAACTGGAAAATGTTATTGAACGGGCAATCACACTATGTGATTCTAACCTTATTTATCCTGAACATATAAATATCATGGAAATCCAGCCCCAGACAGTAATGAATTTTAAGAAAAGAGTGCAGCAGGCAGAAAAGGAAATCTTGAAAAATGCGTTAAAGGAATACTCCGGGGACAAGCAAAAAATTATGGAGGAATTAGGCATATCCAAATCAGTTTTTTATGACAAGCTAAAACGCTATGGAATAAAGTAA
- a CDS encoding amino acid ABC transporter permease: MNNYLMGIKVAYSGIGATLQITLVAVIIGITLGLFVALCKLSRHKIINLPAIVYVELLRGTPLLVQALILYYGVPMILQNHGIQFRWDYPIIAGMLVCGINSSAYVAEIIRSGLQAVDKGQLEASRSLGMTHFQSMKLVIIPQAFKIILPALGNEFVALIKETAVLSVITITEITRKSTLWSSVTFQSWPAYLGTAFVYLSLTIPLSRIVVYMERRMAQSDRS, encoded by the coding sequence TTGAATAACTATTTAATGGGGATAAAAGTGGCATATAGCGGTATCGGGGCAACGTTGCAGATTACACTGGTAGCGGTAATAATCGGTATAACCCTTGGCCTTTTCGTGGCACTATGCAAATTGTCAAGACATAAAATTATTAATCTGCCTGCAATAGTGTATGTGGAACTTCTGAGAGGAACTCCTCTTCTTGTACAGGCACTGATTTTGTACTATGGTGTACCCATGATCCTTCAGAATCATGGAATCCAGTTTAGGTGGGACTATCCTATTATAGCCGGAATGCTTGTATGTGGAATTAACAGTTCTGCATATGTGGCAGAAATCATTCGTTCTGGACTGCAGGCTGTAGATAAGGGTCAGCTGGAGGCTTCCAGATCTCTTGGAATGACGCATTTCCAATCAATGAAGCTGGTAATAATTCCTCAGGCATTTAAAATTATCCTACCAGCTTTGGGAAATGAATTTGTAGCATTAATCAAAGAAACAGCTGTATTATCCGTCATTACCATTACAGAAATAACCCGAAAAAGTACGCTTTGGTCATCAGTAACATTTCAATCATGGCCGGCTTATCTGGGAACAGCATTTGTATATCTGAGTCTTACAATTCCTCTTTCAAGAATTGTAGTGTATATGGAAAGGAGAATGGCACAAAGTGATAGAAGTTAA
- a CDS encoding basic amino acid ABC transporter substrate-binding protein has protein sequence MKNMKKIAVSALIMVMVFSFAACGQKQSAYKVAMEPTFPPFDTTDSKTGELTGFDVDMMEAIAADQGFKLEWTNLSFGGLIPALQSGNIDIIASGMNASEDRRKQVDFSDTYYDSGLVVAVKAGNKTIKGIKDLTPDMKVGGQIGTTGADKCNELKKAGKIKEAKIYDGLDVAMMDLQNGTIDALINDLPVTKAYMTAKPGTVEIVGDVLNAESYGIAVKKGNKELLDKINTGMKHIKENGTFDKLYSKWFD, from the coding sequence TTGATAATGGTTATGGTCTTTTCATTTGCAGCATGTGGTCAGAAGCAATCGGCATATAAAGTAGCTATGGAACCTACTTTTCCGCCATTTGATACAACCGACAGTAAAACAGGTGAACTTACTGGATTTGATGTGGATATGATGGAAGCTATTGCAGCTGATCAGGGATTTAAACTGGAATGGACAAACCTGTCCTTTGGAGGTTTAATACCAGCTTTACAATCAGGAAATATTGATATCATAGCATCAGGAATGAATGCAAGTGAAGATAGAAGAAAACAGGTGGATTTTTCGGATACGTATTATGATTCAGGGCTTGTGGTTGCAGTCAAAGCTGGAAATAAAACCATAAAGGGCATTAAAGATTTAACACCAGATATGAAAGTTGGTGGACAGATTGGAACAACCGGAGCAGATAAGTGTAATGAACTTAAAAAGGCTGGAAAAATAAAAGAAGCTAAAATATATGATGGATTAGATGTTGCAATGATGGACCTGCAGAATGGAACCATTGATGCGCTGATCAATGATCTTCCGGTAACAAAAGCTTATATGACTGCTAAACCTGGAACTGTAGAAATTGTAGGTGACGTTTTAAATGCAGAATCTTATGGAATAGCAGTTAAAAAAGGAAATAAAGAACTCCTGGATAAAATTAATACAGGAATGAAACACATAAAAGAAAACGGAACATTCGATAAGCTTTATAGTAAATGGTTTGACTAA